The Cellulomonas flavigena DSM 20109 DNA segment CCAGGTACGAGAGTCCGTCTCATTTCGTTCGATGCGTATGGAGGTGAACCAGGTGCGTGGATCGCGCAACCTTCGGCTGAGGGGATCATTGCTCGATGTAGCGAGTTCGTATACGTCGGCTGTATGTCCCACATGCTCCAACTGGCTTCGTAACCATCGTGCAGTCGTCTGAATGCCACCAGATGTCGAGTAGCCTTGCGTGATGATAGCTATCGAAAGACTTCGGTCGTTGATCACCAGTCTCCTCGGGTCGATATTAATGGTCACATTGCGCTAGTTCTGAAAGTCTTTCGGTAGGTTAGGTACTCTCGCAGGGTGCAGCTCTTGGACGACTGGCTCGAAGGGAAGCAATTGCATCGGGGAACCTGTACGCGTCCGTTAGGTTGAAATCATGGACGTCTCTGCTGTCTGCAGCGCTTGAGTTCGACCTCGACTGCCGGCGCCGACGGTACGCTTTGCCGCCACGACACGTAGGCTCTGAGGCACTGGTTGCGGGCGACTTGGCGTTCAGAAGGACTGCGCCGGTTCCAGCGGGTGATGGCCGCCGACCAAGCGTGTGGGTCAAGATCCGTGACGACTTCACCGCCGCCCGCACGTAGGACGTCGCTCCACGGGGTCCGGTCGGAGCACAAGGTGGGGCAACCGACTGAGAGGCTCTCCGCAATAGCGTGGCAGAAGTTCTCGCCTCGTGTGGGGAGCAGGAAGCCGTCGTACTGGGCGAACGTTGTCTGAACGAGGTCGGGGCCGAGAAGTCCTCGATAAGTGACGCTCACGTGCTCGGGAAGCGTGGCTATAGCAGCCAGGCACTCGTCCCAGTATGGGCGGTCTTCGATCGGGCCGAAGATGTCGAGCGAGACCGAATCCTCTACGTGGCGCAAGGACTCGATGAGTAGGAGTACGTTCTTCATGCGTGCAATTCGACCAACGAAAACGAAACGGGAATTCGAGGTGACTTCCGCTACCGCGGCCGCCGGAGCTGGTCCCCGATCGTGCTGGTAAACGATCTCGTTTTCACGAATCCAAGGTAGGGACTTGCGGATCATTGCGGCCTCGGACATGGAGGATGCTTGCATCGTCGGTCGGCACAAGCGTAGTGCAAGGGACCATATCGGAAACGCTAGGCGCTTCTTACCCGTCTTGAGAGCAAGGGCCCCTGGTGAAAGCTCCCCTCGCGGCGCGAGAATCACCTTCCGGGGGCGGAGAGCTCGAAGCAACACCGCCAGAACGGGAAGCATTGTGAACTGAGGCGACCAAAAGCTGTTAAGATAAAGAACTTCTGGTCGGGCCCTGCGGACCGACAGAAGTGCGCGCCACCAATCGGGTAGACGCGTCGTGTCGACGTAAAGGATCTCGTGGCGTCCGCGTTCGACAAGAGCGCCGCTGAGTCCCTCGTACGGAGCATCATCACCCAGGTCTCGGTCGGACGTCACGACAAGGCATGAAATGTCTTTAGCGAGAGAGTCTAGGCCGTCGGCGACCGCCCGGATCGGGCCGCCGGCCTTATAGCCGGGCTCGAATCTTGCCGTCAGGACGACGATTGGATGATGCTTCGGTGTGGCACTTCTCATCACCGCAGCCCCGCCCATCCCGCGTGACGTCGCGCGGTCGAATGAATGAATGAAACTGCCCGCGTAGATGTGTCGACGATCCGATACTCCGCTGGTGCGCGGTGCTGTTGATTGCGCTCAGAGTGCGATGAGATTGCTAGAGCAACGGCCGGTACGACGTCGCGCACGTCGAGTCCCGTCATCAGGATAGCGCCCGAATCGAGCGCTTCCGGTCTTTCGATCGCATCACGAAGCGTAACCGCGGGAAATCCCAAAATCGATGCTTCCTCGGCGATCGTTCCTGAGTCGGATAGGACGCAGGCTGCGCCCAACTGCAATCGGTTGTAATCGTGGAAACCAAAGGGCGCATGGAGAATCACACCGCGTGGAAGCGTGGCCCCGAGCGCGTCCAGCCGCTGACGCGTGCGCGGGTGGGTCGAGACGTACACTGGTAGCTGCCATTCCTTGTGGATGGCATCGAGGCAGTCGAGTAGCATTCGCAATCGAGTTTGGGAATCGACGTTCTCTTGCCGGTGAGCCGAGACAAGCATGTACTGACCCTCGCCGACGCCGATGCGGTCGAGAATGTCGCTCGCATCGATCTGGGGACGATAGTGTTCGAGGACCTCGCGCATGGGAGAGCCGGTCAGCATGATCCGGCGCGGGTGGAGTCCCTCGGCGAGAAGGTTCCTACGAGCATGCTCTGTATAGACCAGATTGAAGTCGGCTATATGGTCAACCATGCGGCGGTTGGTTTCTTCCGGCACGTTTTCGTCGAACGACCGGTTGCCAGCCTCCATATGGTAGACGGGCATCTGCATGCGCTTCGCCATGAGCGCCGCGATGCAGCTGTTGGTGTCGCCAAGAACTAACACGGCGTCGGGCTTCTCTTCCAGGAGGAGCGCTTCAATGCGAATGAGCGTCTCGCCCAGGACGCGGCCTAGGGACGAGGTGTCAACGCCGAGCAGGTGATTGGGGTGACGGATACCGAGGTCTTGAAAAAACACTTCATTGAGCGTGTAGTCATAGTTCTGTCCCGTGTGGACGAGGACGTGGTTGACGGTCTCGTCGAGACGGGCGATCACCCGGGATAGCCTGATGAGTTCAGGTCGGGTCCCGACGATCGTCATGACCTTCAGCACGTACGTACCTCTTCCGGTTAGGGCTGGCCCACAGTCTCGGGCCACGTGTCGGGGGATGCAGGGTCGAAGAGCTCGTTCGTCCAGAACAGGGTCGTCAGCTCACTGTCGCCGATGTTGGTGATGTTGTGTGCCCATCCGATCGGCATGTCGATGGCGACCGGCTCGTCACCATTGACATCGAACGACACGACGTCGCTGTGGAAGACGCGACGCAGGGAGATGCGGGCACACCCGTTGATGACGACGAAGCGTTCGACCTTGCGCAGGTGGAAGTGCTCACCGCGGGTGATGCCCGGCTTGGTGGTCGAGGTGAAAGCCTGTCCCTGGCCGCCGTGGGAGCGCACGACCTCAACGAGGCTTCCGCGGTCGTCGGTTCGTGGGGAGAGCGGGATCGGCGCACGCTCCGGGAACGACGCGGCGCGGAGCGTGTTGAACAGGTCGCGGACGAGCGGGGTCGTGAGGTCCGGCATGTCACCGTTGCGGTAGACCGCCTCGAGCTGCTGGAGCGTCTCGAGGACGAACGAGACCGATGTCGCCGTGCCGGCGGGATGCACCTGGCCGGCGGTGTCTGCGGTGAACTCGTCCACAAGGACCCGTGCCGCGGCCTGGACGTGGAGAAGCTCGATCTCCCGGTCGACCACCTCGGGGGCTCGACCGTGCAGCACGTGGTCCACGAACGTCGCGACGAAGGAGTTGTACCCGGGCCGCCCGTGCTCGCCGAAGAGATTGGGCAGGAGGACGTCACGCAGCACGGCACCGCGTTCGCTGGTCGCCGCGGTGAGGATCCGTGCAGCCTCGGCCTTGCCACGACCGTACGGAGTGCCGTTGTCCGCCTGCACCGAGTTGGCGTACACGACTGGGACAGGCTTGGCCGTCGAGCGAAGCGCTTCTGCGAGCGTGGTGGCCAGCCGGATGTTGCCCTGCTCGACCTCGTCGTCAGGTCCTCGATTGACACCTGCGATGTGAATGACACCGTCGGCGCGCTGGAGTGCGGCAGGAAGAGTGGCCCAGCCGTCGCGGCCGACCGCGTCGACCTCGTGTCCGAGCGCGCTCAGGAGCACGCGTGTGTGCCACCCGAGGAACCCGTGTGCTCCGGTCAGGACGACTCTCATGCTCGGGCCAGCAGTTCGCGCACCTGCGGGATCTTCAGCAGCAGCGCTTTGGTCTCGTCGACGGTCAGCTGCTGCGTGTTGGACGAGTCGTAGTCCTCGACCCGCAGCGCGTCGTCGGCACCCTCGTCGAAGTAGAGCTCGTAGTCGAGCGAGCGGGCGTCCATGGGGACGCGCCAATAGTCGCTGTGGTCTTCGGCGCGTCGCATCTCCTCGCGCGACAGGAGGGTCTCGTGCAGCTTCTCGCCATGGCGGATCCCGATCTTCCGGATCTCCGGCTCGTCGAGACCGAACAGCGACGCGACTGCCTTGGCCAGCACCTCGACGGTGCTGGCCGGCGCCTTGCGGACGAACAGGTCGCCCGGCTGCGCATGGCGAAACGCGTACTCGACGAGCTCCACCGAGTCCTGCAGTGTCATGAGGAAACGCGTCATCTGGGGCTCCGTGAGCGTCAGCGGCTTGCCGGCGCGGATCTGCTCGATAAACAGCGGGATCACCGAACCACGGGAGTACATCACGTTGCCGTATCGGGTGATCGAGACGACGGTCTCAGAACCCGGGTGGTTACGAGCGAAGGCCTGTCCCGTCTTCTCCATGAGGGCCTTCGACATGCCCATCGCGTTGACCGGGTACACGGCCTTATCCGTGCTGAGCAGCACGACGGAGCGGACGCCCGCGGCAGCGGCCGCGCGCACCACGTTGTGGCTTCCGGTGACGTTCGTTGCGACGGCCTGCTCGGGGAAGAACTCGCACGACGGCACCTGCTTGAGAGCTGCCGCGTGGAAGACGTAGTCGGCACCGACGAAGGCGTCCTGCACGCTCGCGGCATCCCGGACGTCGCCCAGGAAGAACTTCAGGCGGTCGTCGCCGAACTTGCGGCGCATGTCGTCCTGCTTGGCCTCGTCACGGGAGAGGATGTTCACCTGCGCAGCGCCACGCTCCAAGAGCTGTGCCGCCATGGTTGATCCGAACGACCCGGTGCCACCTGTGATGGCGACAACGGTGCCGCGAAAGTCGGTGTCGGTGTCGTTTTCGCGTGCAGTCATTTGAGCATTCTCTTTCTCGGATTCCGATCGGGCGGGCGCTAGGCTTCTTGCGGGGAATGTGCGCGCCGCGCAGTGCTCTTTATGGCGGAACTCAAGAGTGCCTCTAACTTCGCAAGTCCAACAGTCGAAGAGAGATGCTCTGTGTAGTATGCGCGAGCGTTTCGTGCGTAGGCTGCGTGATCCGAAGAGCTGCACGCGTACGCGCGGCGATAGGCCTCGGCAAGTTCCTCGACGTTCCCCGGCGATGCCGTGAAGCCGGCTGCAGCACTCCTGACGATTTCCGGCGCGGAGCCCGGTGCAGAGCAGATCACGGGCATGCCAGCGGAAAGACTCGCCTGCAACTTGGAGGGAACAGCGCCGGCGAGATCACCTGTCGGCCTCAGGATGACCAGCTGGAAACTCGTCTCGGCGTAGATCTCCGGCATCTTGTCTGCGGGTACGCGCCCACGAAACTCCACGCACTCGAGTCCGTCGGCGAGGCGGCGGAGCTCGCTCTCCATGGTCCCGGACCCGACGAACAGCAGGCGAAAACCTGGCAGCTCGTCCGCGACAATCCGCGCCGCCTGGACTGCTGTGTCCAATCCCTGGGCCGATCCGAGGTTCCCCGCGTAGGTGACTGTGCACCCGGCTGCGTCCGAAGGGGCTCGACTCGCACAGGGAGTCTCGTCAGGGCTCCAGTTGAACACGACATGCAGCTTGCCCGGGTCGATGCCCCGGGCGATGAGCGCGTCACGCATATACGGGGAGATGACCACCACCGCGGCGGCGAACGAGTACAAGGGGCGCAGAGCGCGGTTGATGACAGCACCGACGACCTTGGACATCCTGCTGGGGAGCATTCCGGACGCCGTGATGGAGTCGGGCCAGAGATCCTGAACGTGTATCACGTAGGGGGTCCCTCGGGCGATCCGCCAGACCAACGCCGCAAGCGCGCCGGT contains these protein-coding regions:
- a CDS encoding glycosyltransferase → MGGAAVMRSATPKHHPIVVLTARFEPGYKAGGPIRAVADGLDSLAKDISCLVVTSDRDLGDDAPYEGLSGALVERGRHEILYVDTTRLPDWWRALLSVRRARPEVLYLNSFWSPQFTMLPVLAVLLRALRPRKVILAPRGELSPGALALKTGKKRLAFPIWSLALRLCRPTMQASSMSEAAMIRKSLPWIRENEIVYQHDRGPAPAAAVAEVTSNSRFVFVGRIARMKNVLLLIESLRHVEDSVSLDIFGPIEDRPYWDECLAAIATLPEHVSVTYRGLLGPDLVQTTFAQYDGFLLPTRGENFCHAIAESLSVGCPTLCSDRTPWSDVLRAGGGEVVTDLDPHAWSAAITRWNRRSPSERQVARNQCLRAYVSWRQSVPSAPAVEVELKRCRQQRRP
- the wecB gene encoding non-hydrolyzing UDP-N-acetylglucosamine 2-epimerase, translated to MLKVMTIVGTRPELIRLSRVIARLDETVNHVLVHTGQNYDYTLNEVFFQDLGIRHPNHLLGVDTSSLGRVLGETLIRIEALLLEEKPDAVLVLGDTNSCIAALMAKRMQMPVYHMEAGNRSFDENVPEETNRRMVDHIADFNLVYTEHARRNLLAEGLHPRRIMLTGSPMREVLEHYRPQIDASDILDRIGVGEGQYMLVSAHRQENVDSQTRLRMLLDCLDAIHKEWQLPVYVSTHPRTRQRLDALGATLPRGVILHAPFGFHDYNRLQLGAACVLSDSGTIAEEASILGFPAVTLRDAIERPEALDSGAILMTGLDVRDVVPAVALAISSHSERNQQHRAPAEYRIVDTSTRAVSFIHSTARRHAGWAGLR
- a CDS encoding NAD-dependent epimerase/dehydratase family protein produces the protein MRVVLTGAHGFLGWHTRVLLSALGHEVDAVGRDGWATLPAALQRADGVIHIAGVNRGPDDEVEQGNIRLATTLAEALRSTAKPVPVVYANSVQADNGTPYGRGKAEAARILTAATSERGAVLRDVLLPNLFGEHGRPGYNSFVATFVDHVLHGRAPEVVDREIELLHVQAAARVLVDEFTADTAGQVHPAGTATSVSFVLETLQQLEAVYRNGDMPDLTTPLVRDLFNTLRAASFPERAPIPLSPRTDDRGSLVEVVRSHGGQGQAFTSTTKPGITRGEHFHLRKVERFVVINGCARISLRRVFHSDVVSFDVNGDEPVAIDMPIGWAHNITNIGDSELTTLFWTNELFDPASPDTWPETVGQP
- a CDS encoding SDR family NAD(P)-dependent oxidoreductase — encoded protein: MTARENDTDTDFRGTVVAITGGTGSFGSTMAAQLLERGAAQVNILSRDEAKQDDMRRKFGDDRLKFFLGDVRDAASVQDAFVGADYVFHAAALKQVPSCEFFPEQAVATNVTGSHNVVRAAAAAGVRSVVLLSTDKAVYPVNAMGMSKALMEKTGQAFARNHPGSETVVSITRYGNVMYSRGSVIPLFIEQIRAGKPLTLTEPQMTRFLMTLQDSVELVEYAFRHAQPGDLFVRKAPASTVEVLAKAVASLFGLDEPEIRKIGIRHGEKLHETLLSREEMRRAEDHSDYWRVPMDARSLDYELYFDEGADDALRVEDYDSSNTQQLTVDETKALLLKIPQVRELLARA
- a CDS encoding glycosyltransferase family 4 protein, producing the protein MRLTVITQYYVPEPSRTPTSITRGLAARGHRVRVVTGFPNYPTGRLYDGYRQSLTHVERDDAGLQVRRVPLVTSHSSNGLTRALNYLSFMVSGLLATRFARGSDVTYVYASQPTGALAALVWRIARGTPYVIHVQDLWPDSITASGMLPSRMSKVVGAVINRALRPLYSFAAAVVVISPYMRDALIARGIDPGKLHVVFNWSPDETPCASRAPSDAAGCTVTYAGNLGSAQGLDTAVQAARIVADELPGFRLLFVGSGTMESELRRLADGLECVEFRGRVPADKMPEIYAETSFQLVILRPTGDLAGAVPSKLQASLSAGMPVICSAPGSAPEIVRSAAAGFTASPGNVEELAEAYRRAYACSSSDHAAYARNARAYYTEHLSSTVGLAKLEALLSSAIKSTARRAHSPQEA